The genomic segment AGCAGGTGCGTACTTCGACCGGCCTAGCAAAGAATGTTCCCTTATTGTGCTGTGTCCCAGTTGTATAACTGCATATGTACTTAGTGGCGGACGCAGACTTGGTGGGTAGGGAGTTTTCTTTCTCCTCCAtttccacttttttttttctcattgttcCTCCTTGTCCTTCACCTCTAATTTATATTGAAGTTTCAATCAATAGCGAACGGATAAGGAGCCCAGTGGCAAAGCTTCAGTAGTAGAGCCGAGCCCGTCAGGGTTCGATCCCTAACGTCGTATCCTGTATTAACCTCTAATGAAGGCTCCAGATAAAAAAGAtccggtgttaaaaaaaaagtttcaactGATAGAGAGGATAGAGCTCCGGTCTCCCTTAGGTCCGCCCATGTATGTAATAGATCATCTCtgacttcttttttcttcaagttTTCATTCACCCTTGGCAATCGGCATGTATGCAATGGTAAAGCAACAAGAAGTAAGAACTCTACGGAATGTGTAACGAGAGTGTGTTGGGGATTCAAATCCTCTAGCATGCATGTATCACTACAATGCAACTCACGATTGAGGATTGAAGTCTGTCGGCAAAAAGGCAAAATGAGGGTGAACTCTCTGTCGCCAAACCATCAAGAACCAAGTGTGTCGTGTTTAAGTACATGTAAATTTTGTGTATCCATTAGCTTATGCTTTTTATAGAAATAAGATTGACGACTAAAAGGGATGAATAGgtgtctcaataaatttcttgtgaaattgatgatcttctcctatttaAATCATTCAACGCGAAAGAAAAACCCAATAAGATGACTCTCTCTATGGAAGTAGGTGCAGTGATagcgtctctcgggaactcgactaccagtcactctaggctctctcacaggtgcCCTCGTCTTAGActatggagctctcttgggtgtgtgtttcttctttgtaggttgagGTGCAGGCTTGTTCTTTTCTGGCATGGATTGTAAGGTATTGATCTTGCCTTTCTCTGACTCTAGGGTAGTGGGTGGGGTAAATACAGTCTTGCTAGAATTGgtgtaagcaactctctcaaagcCCAAACTTAAAGCTAATCCaaccttatcagcacacatcttggtcttagccaaaatcaaattcattttgcccttgccttctgatcatttctccacaagagaaatgaaatactcattctcagtcatgGGCTTTTTAACTTGCCATCTAACTCAGTTGAACTTGTCTTAAAGGATAATGCAGGTGGGATACTTAGACTGCACATCCGTAGAACtctcaacactctccaatctagactctaactcCTTTATGCGCTTGTCTTTCACTTCATCATCCTTTGAAAGCAAAGAACAATTTTTACAAGcgtctaagagagtaggtctaaaCTCCTCcttaaggagcttcttctcgacaGTCTCAAGCTGATtgacgacttgagcatgcacagtTTGAAGCTCGACAAGCTCATTTAtgacaatcaaacaactctcaTAATCCTTATCCTCGACCTTGgctctagacctaagcaactcaagcttagaAAAAACAAACTTATAATTAGgtctaagctccttcaactcatgcgTAACTTTCTTAACTaatctatcctggctaacgagaacattattcaaggtatcgacttggatggaaagctgatcGTACAAAGGTAATATATCGGAAGGATCAAGCTCAGTGTAGATATCGTTGTTGTCatctgccatgaagcagaggccggtgaagtccatGGCCCTTTTCATATTCTTCACTTACAAtgcctcctcctcgcttgaTGAGGTGTCAATGTTGTTGGGAGCTACCACGAATATCCTAGAAGTCACCTTGACTGCCTTCTTGGTCATCTTCTCGCGGTTCTTtttgaagaagagcttcttaTTCTTTTCCTCGTGCTTGTTATAGTCGTGGTTGCTggcctccctcttcttgagtttggggcagtccgccttgaagtgagtggtatcaccacactcaaaacaagtaCGGGAGCCCCCTCTCCTCTGGTCTCCTATTGTTGTAGAATCAGGTGAACTTCTTCCCGATAAGAGAAGATCTTCATCATCCAGTTCATCCACCTGCTcctttgtgatagaaaccaaataagacaaagcaaaaccactcagtgaggtgttagcacaagaaaagctaatTCCAGTCTTATTGACACCATTTGGTccagaaaccaacgccatgttctgagatatgGGATTTTCAAGGCCAATCTGAGCCGTCTTGGCTATCTTGGTGGACTTGATcttactgaagagttcatcacaagtaaatGTATCATAatttgatgactcttcaatgcttgagatcttcaTTTTCCATATGCTaaggtcaagagcatagagaagtatGATCGTCCTCTCATGGTCAggtagggcaaaacaccaatGAATTTAAGGTTGTTCATAATTCTATCAAAAtaagcaaacatagcatccaaagattcaccaGACCCTTTCataaatatttggtattcttggttgtaagtgctttgacatctggatttaatctgattagtgccctcatgaaaaaCACTAAGAGTCGACTAAATCTCGCAAGTAGTACGGATGTGCTGAACTCTGTCAAATTCATTacgactcaggctagtgaataATATATTATGAGCCTTGTTGTTAGCCTCATATTATTCAATATGGGCCGGAGAAGAATGATCAACAGAAATCACATAGTTAAAGTCCACAATCTCCTATATTGTACTTCCTTTGCTTTGGAGATAAGTCTCTATGTAAACCTTTTAGTACGAAAAATCTCGACCATCGAAGAATagaatttttttcacttttctctattgtcgcctacggatcacaaagtctCGAAAAATCTCGACCACAAagaacaagtgatcaaaccggttctgataccaattgtaggaacatGATTGATGAttagagggaggtgaataggtacctcaacaaatttcttgcgaaatcgatgaccttctcctatttgaatcacccaacgtaccttaaaactcaaacggaagcaaaaacaaagagaagttttaataagagaaaatcaaggcaacacgactccataGATGGTATATGAACTATATGTTCCATTTAAAATCAATCTATACGTCTTAGtactcgaaagatcataacttgtaaagaaacaaaaaaagatgaaTAGCGAGtaacaaaactctccaagttaattgtttagaggcaagaaaattcaagaccctatatataagcatgtgtatgagaattttatgtctctagtaatgagaagaatgacctcataaggtgttgaaatttcagacaaaaaaccaaaacgaaaataaaatccagaaaccgaaaaacttacaaacttacaaaggaaccaatagagttaaactagaaggaggtgagcacaataacatgaagaaaaataaacttcattatgaCAGAGGTCAGCCTTATTTtagatagattaaaaaaaatctcacaaAATTCTCACCTAAtgcataggctaagcactcctctttctctcctctaataCTCTAGCataaggctctcatatggataccACAAGAGGCTCAAAATGGCTGATTCACGATCTCCCATAGcactacctctctatttataagcttagGAAAGTTGactcctaagttttctagctttttttctaaaatactcatctcttgtaatacactcctacATCCCACCGAtgatattttggtccatttttttctcgatttatcagaCGGCCACGTCGtgttcatgacttagtttcgtctcgatgcaagcttcgcgatgatgccacatacttcttcagtcctcccacagttttaaggccaaaacgcgaaaccctagcacattctcaaagcgtgactcctcacttgcttataccttaagcaagtgctccgATATCAACGTGTGTACTTCGTCTTGCGATCCAAACCGCcaacaagtctctcctgctcccgatccctcgggtcgtcttgtcacttgcaccgatatcctCTTCGTTTGATTTTGTCATACTGTCTCCATCcatctttcatgctttgcttgacctctacatGTTCAGCTAGGATTACTATTGACTCCGCCTGACCTCCTTGATTGTCTGTTACCAAGCACTCCGTTTGGCCCTGATCATTCTatcgtcgaccgtcaagttgcatatATCATCTGTACATCATGAGGCAAACAAACATATCTCTAATTATAATTccaattaatccataatcaatatgctcaaataaaactctaaatcaattcaaatcacattaaagctcatgcaaaaccgaagattatcaaatcaaataaatatcgATATCAATCACTCCTCACaaataaatcaatacatatttCATCTTGATTTCTCACTTTTAAAGTCAATTGACCGGTGCATACGACTTAAAAATATCAGACTAGATCGAGATATTGGAGGTGGAGGCGTCTGACGAGACAAATAGAGCTTATTTCGTACCTCGTTTTCAGCGGTGCCATGACCCATTGCACAACAATGGAGGGAGTCAGTCATGAAGAATATATCCAGTGCTCTACATGCTATGCCATTTTCATAAAAAGTGCAGCTGACCACATTTAATTAATTTCTATTTCATTATCCGGATTAAGCACCCTAAAAACAATACTTGGATTGAGAACCAAACCTTGGTTTGAATGGTTATGAAAGTTATTGTACCCTATATTCATCATAGACCAAACCACATGTTTGCTTTCTATATGTCTCAttaacacaattttttttctgtcAACAGTAAGATGTTCATGATAACTTCGTTAATCTTCAAACTTCATATATCTGATTCTTAATAGACGTTTTGTAAGTACGTATGTGTAGTTGTATGAATGTGTGCATGTATATCTTCGTGTTGTAttaatgtttttaaaaaaacatacttGGATTAAGCAGGTACGAACGAGATATTTAGCATTTTGTATTGTACTGGCCACCTGCTTAATTTCAATTTAGATACCACACCCTGCTTGATCACGTACACGCATGCATGATCCGGTTGATCAGCTCACGCACGAGCACGACAGGGTTAGGTTTGCGTACGTGCGACAGAAATGCTGTCGTGCCAGGCTCCCCGAGCACCGATCACTTCTGTCACGTCCGTGCTGGAGCAGATATCCAGCCACTGAGACGCATATTTTAATTGGAGTTAGTACAACCAAACTGCAAATTTTTAATCGTTTTCAACAATATCCCTGTCGATTTTGAGCGTATTCAAGCCGTGTTCTGGTAACAAGATTCCAAGCCTGCTTGTTGATTGCCTGTGTCGTGTGAGTAACCACTAATCATGCTTGGGCTAGTGGTGACTTGCCTGTCTAAATTTTGCCCGATGCCGATATGAAATGATATCTTGTGAACCATAGCAACCTAACTGTCGcgaaataaaaacaaaaaaaaagatggaattGGCGAAAAGAATGATGCTTCTGGTGTATTTTGAGTGAGGAAGAACCTTTATGATGATCCGAAGAAAGGGAGTCCAAAACAATGCTCCTTGCAGGGTCTTGCTTACAAGTCTTGCTTCTACAAACTCATCCATGCCTTTTCTGCTTCCACAATCAAGTGGTAAATTCAAGCTGCATTGCTTCAACATTGCCGAATTACAAAGCCTGGGCAATATGATAGATTGACAAAGAAGCTTGCGGTCACTGGAAATCCTATATTAATAACATATCCCAAGTTTGTCAAGATTCATCTTATTGCGAATCCTAGAAGCAATGCAAGGGTGCCCCATTTGCTTTCTAGTTTGATACAGTAGATCTGACAGAACTTTTCAGGTCACTGAAATGACCAGCTCATGTAAAAACACCATTtggagaagagagaaaaaattgatgttcaagCTATTGTCGTCCACCAGCACAGAAAACTGGCAGGCATGTAGCTTCAGGGGATCAAACATTAAAAGCCCAGTTACTAGTTGCTACAAAACAGTGGTCTCAGACTAGAATCCCTCCTTGCTAGCGGTTGATGGGGTTGTGCATCCGCTCAGCAATTCTATTGATAGCGGCTTGAGTCATTACAAGGGTGTCATGCTGGAGGATACTGTAAACGTTGAGGCCCTGCATTTCAGGATATTCAAACATCAGCACAATGCTACTTGATCCAAAATGACCTGCCCAGCAAACTACACTTCTTTTGATTACTCAAACACTAAAGTACTGAAATTCAGAAACTTACAATGGCCGGAAGGACATTCACATAGTGAAGGTTTTGAGTGGCCAGCTTTAGCTTCGTATCAATATCACCTCCATCCACCAATAAAACCTTCTTTGTATCATCCATCTGGCTAATGTATTGCACAATGTTTTTCGTCTTGTGGCTAGGGACTTGTAAGTCCTCAAAGACCAAGAGCTATACAAAAACATAGACAAGTAAATTCTAGTGCATACAGTTTAATAGCATGGAACAGAATCTATAGGAGCCACACCAGAAAACATTGCATAAAACAAACATGTATtgtcatattgttcaatttattTCAGTTAACTTTCAGGAAGGCGGGGCAACAATGTCAGTTCATAGTAAAATCTGGCAACTAAAATTCGACCTTTTGTGAAAACATGATCCTTGATGGGAATATCATTAAGTTGACCATCTAGGAAGACATCGTGTTCATATATAACTGCAAAGCCTAAAAATGCTACAAGGACAATAGGACACAGGGCAGCATGTAAAACGGTGTTAATCAACACTACGACTAGCTCATATTTCTTACTCCATTTGGTCcaaaataagtgtcgttttgggTTGTGTGCAGTCAACTGTTTCAAACTTTAGCTATAGATACTTGAAAATGACATGGATAGAGTTGTctcaaaaaatactttcataatagtacacttttgctatattttatcaatatattacaataaaaagtagtagtcaaaaTTATATTTGAGGACCGTATCGATGtccaaaacgacacttatttcgGACTGGAGGGAGTAGATAACTAGGCATGTGGTTAGCCACTTAGCCTCCCATCCTAAAGAGGGTCTAGAAAGTCAAGATATAGCAAAACAAAACAGTTCTTCAGGTATGTCATTGTTAGGGTAAACACCCGCCGAGATGATAGCCAGACGGTGTCGACTGCTAGGGGagggattagactatagatttgAGAGACTTAGAACTATAGGAAAGACATAGGAGAAGGGGACTAGGAACTAAGTTGATTtctcttgcttgcttgcttgattgattgattaattgCGGCTGGTGTCGTGTATATATAGCCGACTAGCCAGACAGAGTCCTAATTCAAATCCAACTCTAACTCTTATCTGATTTAAACTACAAACTTATCTCTAACAACCAATCTAACTAATCTTATCTGATCGCTTGCTACAGTACCGAgcgtgaacagtaattccagcacATAACAACTTCACCCCTCCTTGCAATGGTGGCCATGGTTGTTGCCCCTGAAATCCCCATGTTGACGAATGGTTGTAGGGTCGACATCCCTTCACGTGAGAGCGCCAAGTCCCTTGtttggagcagcagcagccatgtTGTGGTCGACGTCGACGGTGATCACTGGTTGCAACGTGGTTGCAGTGCTGGCGGCACCGTTGCTGCCACTTAGGCATAATGTCTAACACATGGCAAATGACTCAGTGTCAATGATGGTGTCCGCTCTCAACGCAATCGTAGCAGTGGCATCAACCGTGGCGGTGATGGTGGAGTGCGTACAGGGCAGCTGTCGTGTCGCTCGAGGCCTCCATGGACACCGAGGTCTCCGCCGATGAAGGAGCTGCTGCACTGGATGACATGCCAATTTGCAGTGCAGCCAGCTAACTCGTAGTATCTAGCAAACGCTTGTCGATGGCAGTTACCTGTTGTGCTAATTTGCCAAGCTGCTTCAGCATGCCAGCCACCAACTTGGTTAAAGCTTTGATGACCTAAGAGCTAGCGCCCTTGCTAGATGTTAGGGAATCACACAGGTGATCTTCTGCGGCCGCTGGCAAGGTTATTGTCTAGGAAGGTGCTAGTGTTGGTTGCATGTGCTGGATGTCTAATCGGCAACAGTTGTTGTAGATACAACGCCCGTGGAGTGTGTCGTGAGATCGATCTACGTCGTGTGTTGATTGGAACCGGACAAGCGCTTCCACATGTGTTGCCACCACAAACAACTACACCTCCTTAGCGCCATATGGGTCGAAGACCTAGTGAAGCACCTCCTCGGTCACCGGGTATAGCAAGTAGCTAATCCTGACGCAAAGAACACTGGATTTGGAACTTGACAtctttgataccaaatgttaggGTAAACACCCGCTGAGAGGATAGACAGGCAGCGTCGACTGTTAGAGGAGAGATTAGGCTATAGATtgaggacacttagaactatagGAAAGATATAGGAGAAGGGGATTAGGAACTAGATTGATTTTTCTTGCTTGcctgattgattgattaatcaCGGCTAGCGCCGTGTATATATAGCCGGCCAGCCAGCCTATAGAGTCCTAATTCAAATCCAACTTATCTCTAATCTTACCTCTAATTCTTATCTGATTTAAACTAGTACCTTATCTCTGACAACCAATCTAACTAATCTTAGCTTATCACGAGCTACAGTACCACACGGAAACTGTaccgcgcgtgaacagtaattccagcacCTAACAGTCATGGTGTCATGTACATAGAACATCTTGTGCAATATTAAGTCTTGGGTAGTTTTAACCCAAAAAAAAAGCATGTTTCATCCCAAAGCATACAACTATACCATGATAAAATGTACCAAATTGCCTGACTATAATAATTTCGTAGACATAATACAGTTATTAACCACACATGAGCTCGTGAGCACAACAGAGCATGTATATATTGATTTAGTTAGGTAGCAAATACCTTCCCCTCAGCAGTTCGAGCAGACAAGGCTATCTTAAGTCCCAGCCGTCGTACTTTCTTTTGCAGCTTGATTGCATGGCTTCGTGGTTTAGGCCCATGCATGGTTGCGCCACCACGAAACTGTTACAGACTTAGTTTAGTTGACTGAACTCCAAATCGGATGGGATGTCTCTAACAACCACCTCTGTAAGACTGATGCATCATTCAGTTATCGTAACTAACCTGAGGACCACGCAACGTTCCATGCCGTGCTCTTCCAGTTCCTTTTTGCTTGTATGGCTTTCTTCCTGTGCCACTGACTTCACTGATAGTTTTAGTTGAGTGTGTCCCCTGTAAAGACAAAGGTGCGTCCAATTTATCAGAACAAGGAATTGTTATTTCGCCAAGATGCTATACAGTATATCAACATGAACCGAGATTCAAAAGTCGCGGCCAAATAAAAAGACAATGAGAGATCCTACGGATGCACCTGCTGTCTTTTAGCAAGCTGCCACCTTACTACTCGGTGAACAATATCCTTCCTGATTGGAACATCAAAAACATCACCATCCAAAACCATGAAGCCCTTGTCCTCATTATGGAAGTTTGTCACCCTTGCTACCAGGTCTTCATACTGCCCTGCAATATTACAATATATCAGATCAATCAAAATTCAGCATATTCCAAGTAAAAAAACAGCATATTCAGAAATCCAATAATTTTCCATCAGCCAATTAAGACACAGCTGTAATACTTCAGAAGTGAAGTCAAGTTCTATTCGTGTCAAATTTTGTCAGATTAAATAAACAGCTATAAAAGCTTTAGTTAACTAAATAAGATAGGAAGTCATTTAATAGACCAATATGAGATAAAAAGAAATGAGAAGATTAGTTTCGAGAGAAATGGCATTAAGATGGTGCCAACTTGATCAATAAGGGGAGAAAGTAATGGAATATTAGAAAGGTACCGAGCTCCCGGTCTGGTGTCCAAACAGTCTTGCTTGATAGAAGTTCTGGTGGAATTAGCACTTCGTTTGCCGGAGCCAAAAGAGTAGAATACCCATTGAAACAGAGAGCTGGCAAATTCTGCAAATAGTTACAACAGATGGCAATGCTACAATCACGTGCAATCAAACATACCAAAGTACATTTTCAAACGGAGATACAGAAAATTGACTTTTTAACAGATGATTAGATGTAATCAGCTAAATCTAGGGTAACATCAAGAGAAATCTCTATGTTGAAATATTGACACCCCAAACTGATAAACAAGACGCATATAATCAATGCTAGCCTCCAAGATACATCTAGTTGAGAAACACAATAAATCAACTATTGTCAACAAAAATAtcagaaatgaaaagaaaaatgctcCAGAAGATTGGAGCACATCATTGATATGGTGTTTGCAGCGCATATATTGGCCAGTGTCGAGCAAAAGTTTGAGGGATTAAGAAGACCACCTACCATCACTTGTAAGCCAAGGTCAATTCAGATGCAAAAAATTGACAATACCCCAGCATGTGAAACCCCTTGTCCAGTTGTCCCTAAACCAACTATAAGCCCTTGATGAGCAGTAAATGAATGCAGCCAAAGGTAAACAGGCAGAACGCACAGCACCAGCAGCATTGAGGACAAGATGAACGGACCAAAGCAATTGGGACAAGACCCAACTGAATCAACATCCACAACCTAACAGAAAAAGCAGCTGGATGTTTATCACCCAAGGTAGATACATACATGGAGTCGTCAATATTCACAGGCCACAAATGTTTTAATTGGATTGTCCTCACTACTTAGGATTCTGTTCTACGCACCACTTAAACCATTCCTAAGCCAACAACACTTCTTACTCCGTACCATTGGTTGCTGAAAATTAGCAGATTATGCACTTCCCAAGCACGCAACTTTCGAACAAAGCAATGATTCAGCATGTCAACCAGCATAGACTCCTACAAAACTAAATCCTGTAGCAATCGAACGAGCAGCTACGCGCATTCCCATCCCTCCAAGCGGCCACGCATCCAAACGCAAGAGAAACAGTTCCTAAACCCCTTTCCCAAAACAGCCAACGGAATCAGCTCGtggcacagcagcagcagcatcccGCCGCGGCGTCGGGCCCCCaatcccttccttggtcctaAGCCGCCCGAAAACCCTACCGAGACGGCAACAGAACGCAGCCTACGGCGTTGGAAGGGGCGGGCGGGAGGCACGGACCGCAAAGCCGCCGGCATCCGGAGCCGGCGGGGGTGggggtaggaggaggaggaagagaagggtTCGGTCGGACCTTCGAAAGGCGCGGGCCGGCGTCGGCCGCCACGCGGCGGAGGATCGCGGCGGCGCGTGCGAGGGCCCGCATCAGccggcgtggggggggggggggggcgggagCGCGGGGGCGGCGGCCGGGGGAATCGTAAGCGAagcgaggcggcggaggcggaagGGAGCGGAGCCACCGGTCTGCCTGGGCTCCTGTTCGCGTGCTGGGCGGGCCGAGAGCCCGTGCGGGGAACGAAGGGCTGGCTTACGCGTGAGCCCGCCTGTTTCTGGGCCTTTCCGGCCGCCGAACTCGACATCTATCTAGGggagtttttatatttttatattttttatattaaatatttaaataaataggttCATGTGGCAAGATTTAAAAAAGTCTATCGTCCTCTGAAAAAGCTTACTATCCTCTTAGAGGGCGGATAGGGCCTACCCCGCGCTCGCCACTCTTACCGCCCTTTGAGAGGGCGTTTAGCCCCTTATCGCCCTCTCAAGGAGCGGTTAGAGATTGCCCCCGCCCGCCCTACACCACTATATAATggctaaaatttatgaaaactCCTAATTTTAATCtggaaaacaagaaaagaagagtagaggagaggagatgagggagataagagaaaaggagaggagaggagaggaaagggagatAGCGCGACGAAGCTCTATTGTTCTGGATATGCGGATTTTGGATCTCGTtttttcggtaatttttttagacttACGTTTTTATTAGTATTTAcagtaccactagatctaggttTAGCGGCATAATAGTAGTTATATTATATGcgatttagggtttagaaatgtaggatatgctttattttgtaatatattgtaaaGATTAATTACGATATGGTAGATAGTCAGCAGATGCATAATAGTATTTAGACTATGCTAGTTTcgaatatctagattttacagaataataagtaataattatagctaattagaaactttattaaatatatggatggttaattagtttaatttggttagtttgcttacgggtaatattaaataaatctattgttaggtgatcattggtgtcggtaattttgttagagtttcgataatcagaaatatagttttttgatacattggatatattttcggatATTTCTAGGGATatcagataaattatattttcagatatattatagtgaaggtcaaattagttatgatctTAACAGTGTGaatctctctggatttcagcATGTCGTTAAGAGACTTAGTAGAGCTAATAAGAGGACTATAGTGGGTGTGCAAGTGGCTAATGCGCCATT from the Phragmites australis chromosome 19, lpPhrAust1.1, whole genome shotgun sequence genome contains:
- the LOC133900856 gene encoding uncharacterized protein LOC133900856, encoding MRALARAAAILRRVAADAGPRLSKNLPALCFNGYSTLLAPANEVLIPPELLSSKTVWTPDRELGQYEDLVARVTNFHNEDKGFMVLDGDVFDVPIRKDIVHRVVRWQLAKRQQGTHSTKTISEVSGTGRKPYKQKGTGRARHGTLRGPQFRGGATMHGPKPRSHAIKLQKKVRRLGLKIALSARTAEGKLLVFEDLQVPSHKTKNIVQYISQMDDTKKVLLVDGGDIDTKLKLATQNLHYVNVLPAIGLNVYSILQHDTLVMTQAAINRIAERMHNPINR